The window GAAGGGGCGCTTAATGAGTTTGCCTTCTCCCCGGATGGCAAGTTTCTGGCTTGTGCGAGTCAGGATGGCTTCCTGCGGGTGTTTGGCTTTGATGCTGCAGAGCTCCATGGAACGATGAAGAGCTACTTCGGTggcttactgtgtgtgtgctggagcCCAGATGGACGATATATTGTGGCAGGAGGGGAGGATGACCTGGTGACGGTGTGGTCATTTTCAGACTGCAGAGTGATCGCACGGGGACATGGTCACAAGTCGTGGGTGAGTGTGGTGGCATTTGACCACTGTACCACCAGTGTGGAGGACGGTGACCCCCCTGCTGAGTTCAGCGGCAGTGATGAGGACTTCCATGAGCAGATTCACTTTGGTGCAGGCAGAGACAGAGCTAACAGCGCTCACTCTCGGCTTTCTAAGAGAAACTCTACAGACAGTAGGCCTGTTAGTGTGACTTACAGATTTGGCTCAGTGGGCCAGGATACTCAGCTGTGTCTGTGGGACCTCACGGAGGACATTCTCTTCCCTCACCTCCCATTGTCCCGCACTAGGACTCACACTAACGTTATGAGTGCCACAAGCCCTCCAGCCACTGGacaaactactactactgtatCCAACACCACCACTAATCCCAGTGGCACCAATGGTAAAGACAATCTGAGCAATAGTAGCTCCAGTGGTAACCCATCTAACTCTCTCCCCAGCACCCTGCCTCGGTCCAACAGCTTGCCACACTCCTCAAACCCGGCAGGGGGCAGCACCCCCAACAGTCACAcaggcaacagcagcaacagcagcaccacCAAGGGCAACAGTATCATTGACAGTGCTTTCATTGCCACCGGAGTCAGCAAGTTTGCAACGCTCTCGTTACACGACTCGCGCAAAGAGCGCCACGAGAAGGACCACAAACGAAACCACAGCATGGGTCACATCAGCAGCAAGAGCAGTGACAAGCTCAACCAGCTTAGCTCATCACGGACGGCAAAAGCTGACGCAGCTAAGACGCTGGGCACGATGCTGTGCCCGCGCATGGATGAAGTGCCACTGCTCGAGCCGCTGGTGTGCAAGAAGATCGCTCACGAAAGACTCACTGTGTTAATCTTCCTTGAGGACTGTCTGGTAACAGCCTGTCAGGAGGGTTTCGTTTGCACATGGGCTAGGCCTGGGAAAGTGGTGAGTGACAGGCCTCTCGAGGATACTGTCATGTGACACCTCTTAACTCACATTACTTCTAGTATAGGCTTTTTCTCGCTGCATTCAGACGCTGTTAATGCCACTGGATGCTGCcaaaggttttggttttttcatgcCAGATTTACACTAAACCCTGAGCATTTTGATGATTACATTACTAGCACATCTTCTGACAGTAAATCTCATGGCCTCACTATTCTGCGTCTTTTATTgcattcacattacacagttGTTTGTTATCAATGTGTGTTATCTGTCTCTCCACAGGGATTGCTATCATCTCAAAACAACCCAGCCAACTCACCCAGTGGAACAGTAGTATAGCCCCAGTGCTGGTGCTGCTAATGACAGCTCCATGCAACAGAGACGGGGATGACCAAGGCCAAGGCCCTGCAGCGCTTCTtcaaacactgtcacacacCACATGACCTCCAGTGTCACCTTCATTCTCATCACTACAACCACCCAGATGCTGTCTTTTGTGTTACTGCTCATGTTTAGATAACCAGTGTTGGCCAAGCCAGGGTTAGAAACTTGACCCCCTTTTGTCTGGGGGTGAAAAGGGTGCTATTGGAAGTAAGAGGACAAGCTTTAAATCATCCAGGAGGTTTACGGGAGGGGTTGACTGGCTCACCGTTACAACCATGGTCATATCAATTCACGTCTAGTCTGAAAATAACAAACTCTCGTGCCCAGTCGTTTGTGCCTGTAGTTTTTCAAAGACTAGACATGGTTTAAGCGTTGAGATAATGCCTCAGCCTTACCTTTTGTGTTGGGTTTAATTCGGTGATATTgtctacattttatttcttcaaatgtaTTCACAGATAAAGGGATTAAGATGAGGGATTGTTTTAGAGAAGCAGCATATCCCCAATGCCAAGTCTCCTTCATTTTTTACCTCCTGGGCAATCCCGTTTGCAGCCACATTCCTTAAACACCTGCTCAAGAGAGAATGGAGCTTTTTACTTCCTTTACAAATATTTCAATCAGAGGAATCGAACTTCAAAGTGTACGTTGCACagattttctgtcattgttctcttgtttttcccattttgaaTCATGGCGGTGGAACACaagcaaaatattttgaagacAGGTTTGGAAGCACTTGGGGAAATGGTGTGTTAATGCCTACTGTCTCTATGCTGGATGCTGCAATCATAGTtttttatatggaaaaaaattgtttgcaCTTATAGATTATTAGAGGAGAATGGCTTTACATTTTTGGAGTGTGTAAGGACTCCTTGACAAggttaaaatataaatagaattaaaaacCTTTGTATCTattgaacatttattttaatattgtttcagATTAAATGGGCTCTGTattatatgtaaatattgtacttcaaCGATTTATGGGTGAAACGATCATTATTAAATTAGTTGAAAGACcttcatttcagaaaatagtgataTTTCTAATGCAGAAAACCTATACCtgatattaaaatgaatctTGAATATGCAggtgaaaatgtttcttttctgttgtacATAAAGAGAATTCAggtgtatttttattaatgaaacGTTTGGTATAGGAGATCTATGAAATCCTCGTATCTAACAGGTATGCTAGCTAGCCTGTCGCTGCAGATTCCTTTTAACATAGGCAGGTAGGCGCAGACGCAGCGGTCTAATTCAGCCATCACTCCGAGCTCAGGTAAACCACAGGAAGACTTACGCTGGCATAGTTCCCCTCGCCCGTTAGCACTAGTCCCATCCATCAACATGCGTGCGAATTCACTTTATCTAACAAATAAGACTGACAACCATGTTCTGCAGACGGCTGAAATCTGTGACTCCTGTTATTGTGAGTAATAATTACTGAACTGATGCTGAACTTGTGAACAAACTTTTGACACTGTGTTGAATAACAACTAACGTCAGCACTTGATGGTGGTGTGAGTGCTTGAGGTTAGGGTGTTTTTCAccaataaaaaggaaaagtgaggaTTTTAACAGTGGGAGCCTTTTCCTCCATGTGACGCCTATTAAAACAGCTTTGACAGACTTCACGTTCCACTCGTGTTAATTTTTTAAGTGTCTATACAGTACTCGCCACATGAAACCATTTCTGCATGGAACATATTGTGATTGTGACTTCATTATTTGGGACTATACCTTCATGCTTCCTTCCACAAGGGGGCAGAGgtcatgctaaaaaaaaagatgaatttattACTCTAGGTATCCTGCTGACAGAATGAAAACCCACACACTGAGTCGTATCATTCCAATGGCAGTCAAACATTAGCGTGGTACTACTGTTAGCATTTATCACAGCCTTTGAATACTAGCGTCAGAAAACTTAAGTGGTAATTTCTATTTCGTGAGAAGGTAGACAGGCATAACATGAGacataacaggaaaaaaatgcctCAGTAAAAATTGccttattttaaaattgtattacTTCAAGAGATCACTGAGCTGGCAGGTCATGCTTTGACATGATCATCACTACGGGCCTACTGCTGATCCATCCAACTACAGAGCTTCCTAACACACTGTATATTATATTCTACAATatgcatggatggattatgacACAATGGGCCCTTAGGtgcagacatgtaaaaggccccccatCCTCGTACAGGgagcaaagagacacaaaatgacaccaaatcaccaaaaatgttttgtgtctctggtaATTTTGCCTATTTTTGTAGTTGTGTGTCTGGTAATTTTGCAtctctgtagttgttttgtgtcactttgagGTCATTGTGTGTCTGGGGTTTTTTGTGACTTTGTAATCGTTTCttgtcttcttctgttttttaacaaCCATCAATAGGAACTGGATATATATCACAATGTGTTAGTCCTGAGTCAGTTCTTCCATTTAAGGTAATGTTAGTCCAGCTAAATAAGTCATTACGATACCCACACTCATGTGTcgttgttttctgttgttttttctttgtcaataGGAGTTGGCAAACTTATTAAAGGCCCTgccacacagttttttttttcagctaattATACGTCCAATCCATGCTGGAAGTCACATAAGGTATTAAACCATAGTCCATGTATTAAAGACCCTGCAACTCTAaaacacacaggtgttttcactctGTTCAGATCGAAGTTGGGTGGAACTATGTTGGGAATTCTCTGAGGTCCACAAAATCCatacactaataataaaaaagttaaaagtgaaatttgtgCAATCCTGTGCAGAGGTCTAATTGGGGAAAACAGCAAGTAAATCATTTGTAGGGGTGTACCATGGGCATGAGCCATTAGAGGTATATACTATATTCTGTCTACAGCTTTATGCCACGTCCACTCGTAGAGGTTGACCTACTACAAATATATCTGGGTTTTACATGCTCGATCTGCAATCTATACCAATAACAATTAATGgaacttatttttattataaaagcAGCTATATATTTATGTGGTCCTATTGCACTTCAAGgataacattttatatattacTCACAGGATACTAAACTGAGCAGGAACAGCCATTTGGCCTGGattctgactttgttttttgataCTCCTTTCCACATAAATGTGTGTTCTACCTGCATCCTTTTTACCAGTACATGGCATGTTACTGCTCCTGTTGGCCAGTAAGGGGCAGTATTGCTCAGGCAAATGAGCGCTTAGGAATTCTTCAAAACAACTAAGTAAACTTTTATTTGATAACAGCTATCACTtgatcaaacagaaaacattgtctatatatgtgtatcCTGTTGTCTATATCTGCTTTTACAAATGTATTCCTACTACTtcatttatactttatactaCAAGTAGGGAATAAAACTGCTCCTCCATAATTTATGAATCACTTTTAGAAGAAACACTAGCACTCACAGCCATTAAACCAGCAGCCTGTGGTATCAGTGTAAGGGAAGAGGTGGAAAGTGTGATCAGCAGGCTGGAGAGGCCTGATCACCTTAGCAGGGTGTCAGTCACCACATGACGGGCTCTGACTGACTATCTGATCTCCCCCGGGCCGCTCGCTGAGCAAATAATAATCAGGATTGGTGCTTAGAGAGATGTCTTAGATAAAACACATTACACTGACAATATGTATGCTCctatcttgtttttctgtctctaaacTACATTTTGTCAaccacatttattcattttacaaaaccaaccaaccacccTTTCATCATTTTAAGAGCAATCAAAACACTGTGGCATACAGTAAGAGCTTGGAAAACAGCTACATTTATCTTGCATCCTGAGGGAAATAGGCTCCACTTGATAGATTCAACAGATTGCGAGAGAATCCCATTGCTTCTATAAGGGCCTCCATATATTGACCCAGAGGTTTAACTAGCAATGTGTGCTACAGCTATGAATGATTAATTTAGTCTCTCAGAGCTGTAAGCCTAAAGAATGAGCAGCATTCGATGTGTTGCAAAAACCTCACAGTTTAAGATTATggacagagaaaatgaatacatacaATTAAGTTTGCAAAATGACATGCACTTTTTAGTTAAGTAAGTAATGGATTTCCTCACTAGCACTAGTCAGGTTATGGAAATGATCACATTAAAGCAATGATTTATGTTAGGGAGTAGGGATAATGAATAGGATGATAAATTAAACTGAACACTAGAATTCAAGCTCCTTCTTTAAATTGTCTGTATTGGCAAACTGGGGAGCTTGGACTTACATTGTATAGGTAGCTTAATACCCTGCACcttgtacattaaaaaaattatataacgACCTTTGTGTCTGGTAATTTTTGATAGGACAAAATTAAGTACTGGGTATTATGGTGCACAGAACTGGAACCTAACTTTCAGGGGGTGCTAATAAAccaatgacagacagacactcagCTCTTTCAATGTGcaatagctgttttttttggggggggctacttgggggcagcagaaacaactTGTGAATActacaacactgacatattattgcAAATTTGTTAGAAAATGCTTGCTCTTGTTACAGAGCAATGCGAGAAcgcatttggagtcatgtttatgTAACTTAAGTCGAATATTCCTTggccttttagctctgtttttggtatCCACTCCTGAATAAAATCTCATACTCTCTAGCTGATAAATGCACCACTGTTGTTACactatgtctgtctgctgtttggtgttgcACAGGTAGTCGATTTTCAAGCTTTTTTGCTAGCACGAGGCCAGCAGGTTGCAATGAGCAAGCAtctgttagctgctgcaaaTGCAGCTAACAGATGAACTATGAAAGTGGTGAGAGGGAACGGAAGCAGgtttcagaacaaaaaaaccaatacaatgagctgaaagatgctaaaacacacCATAGAGCTCAGGGGAACTGTAGAGTTGGGTGATAagtctctgtgggttcatcattaCGAGCGACCATTCACTTTACATGTAGgcatttgatacatttttacacttaaatgacatttattcattttacaaaaccaaccaaccacccTTTCATCATTTTAAGAGCAATCAAAACACTGTGGCATACAGTAAGAGCTTGGAAAACAGCTACATTTATCTTGCATCCTGAGGGAAATAGGCTCAACTTGATAGATTCAACAGATTGCGAGAGAATCCCATTGCTTCTATAAGGGCCTCCATATATTGACCCAGAGGTTTAACTAGCAATGTGTGCTACAGCTATGAATGATTAATTTAGTCTCTCAGAGCTGTAACCCTAAAGAATGAGCAGCATTCGATGTGTTGCAAAAACCTCACAGTTTAAGATTATggacagagaaaatgaatacatacaATTAAGTTTGCAAAATGACATGCACTTTTTAGTTAAGTAAGTAATGGATTTCCTCACTAGCACTAGTCAGGTTATGGAAATGATCACATTAAAGCAATGATTTATGTTAGGGAGTAGGGATAATGAATAGGATGATAAATTAAACTGAACACTAGAATTCAAGCTCCTTCTTTAAATTGTCTGTATTGGCAAACTGGGGATCTTGGACTTACATTGTATAGGTAGCTTAATACCCTGCACcttgtacattaaaaaaattatataacgACCTTTGTGTCTGGTAATTTTTGATAGGACAAAATTAAGTACTGGGCATTATGGTGCACAGAACTGGAACCTAACTTTCAGGGGGTGCTAATAAAccaatgacagacagacactcagCTCTTTAAATGTGcaatagctgtttttttttgggggggggctacttgggggcagcagaaacaactTGTGAATActacaacactgacatattattgcAAATTTGTTAGAAAATGCTTGCTCTTGTTACAGAGCAATACGAGAAcgcatttggagtcatgtttatgTAACTTAAGTCGAATATTCCTTggccttttagctctgtttttggtatCCACTCCTGAATAAAATCTCATACTCTCTAGCTGATAAATGCACCACTGTTGTTACactatgtctgtctgctgtttggtgttgcACAGGTAGTCGATTTTCAAGCTTTTTTGCTAGCACGAGGCCAGCAGGTTGCAATGAGCAAGCAtctgttagctgctgcaaaTGCAGCTAACAGATGGACGTTAGCTGCTGCAAATGCAGCTAACAGATGAACTATGAAAGTGGTGAGAGGGAACGGAAGCAGgtttcagaacaaaaaaaccaatacaatgagctgaaagatgctaaaacacacCATAGAGCTCAGGGGAACTGTAGAGTTGGGTGATAagtctctgtgggttcatcattaCGAGCGACCATTCACTTTACATGTAGgcatttgatacatttttacacttaaatgacatttattcatttcgcagacacttttgtccaaagcgATTTACACGTGACGTAACTTAGGGTTCAGTGCCCCGACACATGGACAGGAGCCGGGGATGGAACCACCAACTCTTCAATCAGTGGACAACCCGCTTTATCACCTGAGCCACCGCCGCCAATGTAAAAGTTATACAGCAGCTGCTTTAAGTCACGTCCAGGttgttatgtttttacttttttataaaGTATGTTATTATGTAGTCAAGCGATCTTTGTACCTCCACTTACGGTCTGAAAAATCTACTGAAGTCAATGCCAAGTCATGGTTCAGAATTTACTGCCAAtgaaaaatttattttgactGCACGCTCCAGTAGTTTACTATTCCAAACTTGCATGCTGGCAAAAAGGTAGGAAAATCAACACTACTTCAAAAATAATTCATTCGGAGAAATGATTAGACCTGTGGCTCTTCACAAGTCAATTATTACATTTAGAGTgtgtttccattcagttttgTGCAGCCTAGTTGTTAGATTAAAATAGTGCCtgttttcctttatcttttaaATATCACTGACATTACATTTGTGATTTAATgcttcaattttgttttctttgtttatttcattggTCATTCTGTCGTCCGTCTTCTGACTCAAGTGGTtctatgtaaaaatgtgtgctATAGCTAAAGATTTAGTGATTAATGGAAAGTACAGATAACTGTTCCACCACAAGATTTCGTGcacagtttcagtgtttttttcctttttattctttaatcaatcaatcagtgaatcaattgattgattttcATTCTTGCCCtcaaaactgaaactaaataGAGAGCTTCCAATGGCAACAGCACATTACAGTTTCAAAGGCTTGGGCATCAGTTAACCATTAGTCACCGAGAATCAAGAGCACAGTGCCACTTCCCCCTATTCTCAATTCTATTCTAAGCCTTGTCCCTTGAGGTGGAGGCCCAATTACTGGGTTTCCACCATGGGAAAAGCTGCACAACTTTACCAATCACATGACTTCAGCACAGCAGTCCCAGTGTCACATGTCGTCACACTACATTAGGAATTAAAGTTCACAGATAGGAAATAAAATGGGACTTTTTACCCTGCAGAGATTCTGTTTGTCATAGAGGAGGCTTTGTTAGCCTTCATCAGTGTAACTCACTCTTGAATATTTGCCTTGGTGAACAACTATGCCTTACATTAAGCATGTCATATTTAATTCATGCAATGCTAAGGAATTTTTATGTGAGAGCAGTCTCAGAAAGGCCTCCAGCAGTCTGTATTTAATATGAACTGTATAGAGAGTCCATTGAGCGATAACTTTGCAGTTATACCAGATtctgaacagtgtgcagaacCGATTGTTAAACACTGCCAGAGGGGGGATGGGGAATCAATTCAGCTTCAGAGGAGCCACCGAGCTCGGGCCTCAGTGGAAACCATCAATACTGAGCTGTGGTCTAAgtacttaaaatgtaaatgcatctTCAATAGCAACAACGCAAACGAGAAAGTTGTATCAGTGTCTTGGGATCACTCTAGGTGCATCATGCGCATTTAtctgtaaaatcaaaatctcTGCAAAGATAAACTTTATActcttaaaatatttcattcagaGAAATGATTACACCTGTGGCACATCACTAGTCAATTATAACATTTACagtgaattttgttttcattcactggCCAGAATTTGCATATTCTATGTGAAGTGTTAAACTGGGCAGTGATGAattgcaacaaaataaaacaaattaaaacaaatgccCTGCACTGGTCATACACTCCCCGTGAAACATGGCTTGatgaaaaatactgtagtttCCTCTATGTGCCCTATCATGTAAGTGTCACTGGTATGTTTATTAATGCTGTGTACCTTTCTGCAGTCACAGGAGTAATGACACTCTTGGTGTGCTCTAGAAACCTGTTGAAGATAAGCTAAGTGGGAGATTATTTAAATGGAACAAGGTGTCTCAAAGGATCTCTTTTGATCTCATCAAATTTATGTGATATAAATAACTTCAAATTAATTATAGATGCACAGTGGGACTGCAAACTCCACACTCACCAAATTTATGAATGCCCCAATGAGCACTTGCCACTCTTTCCAATATACCACTATTTAGAGATGTTCTATATTTTTGGTAATTTAAAGCAACCAGACATATTTTAATCTGAAAGCATGgttagagaaaaaacaacaatatattgtttagtgtatttttgttaattaCAACTTACAAAACAAAGTAGACTTGCCAGGAATCACTTAAATAATTCAATGTAAAGAAATACTTCTGTTAAAGAAGCCAAAAATCCAACATT is drawn from Xiphias gladius isolate SHS-SW01 ecotype Sanya breed wild chromosome 4, ASM1685928v1, whole genome shotgun sequence and contains these coding sequences:
- the wdr20b gene encoding WD repeat-containing protein 20 gives rise to the protein MAAEGGGKEMNEIKTQFTTREGVYKLLTHSEYSRPNRVPFNSQGSNPVKVSFVNVNDQSGNGDRICFNVGRELYFYIYKGVRKAADLSKPIDKRIYKGTQPTCHDFNPLTATAESVSLLVGFSAGQVQLIDPIKKETSKLFNEERLIDKSRVTCVRWVPGSESLFLVAHSSGSMYLYNVENTCGTTAPHYQLLKQGENYAVHTCKSKSARNPLLRWTVGEGALNEFAFSPDGKFLACASQDGFLRVFGFDAAELHGTMKSYFGGLLCVCWSPDGRYIVAGGEDDLVTVWSFSDCRVIARGHGHKSWVSVVAFDHCTTSVEDGDPPAEFSGSDEDFHEQIHFGAGRDRANSAHSRLSKRNSTDSRPVSVTYRFGSVGQDTQLCLWDLTEDILFPHLPLSRTRTHTNVMSATSPPATGQTTTTVSNTTTNPSGTNGKDNLSNSSSSGNPSNSLPSTLPRSNSLPHSSNPAGGSTPNSHTGNSSNSSTTKGNSIIDSAFIATGVSKFATLSLHDSRKERHEKDHKRNHSMGHISSKSSDKLNQLSSSRTAKADAAKTLGTMLCPRMDEVPLLEPLVCKKIAHERLTVLIFLEDCLVTACQEGFVCTWARPGKVGLLSSQNNPANSPSGTVV